DNA sequence from the Deltaproteobacteria bacterium genome:
AATCGAGAAGGCGGACACTATTGCACTTGCCCGCTGCGCCTGCCGTGCGAGCGTTGGTGCATGTCATTCTCCCAAGGAGGTATGTTTCTTTTTTGATGCACCGGCGCGCTTTCTGGTGGAGCGCCGATACGCCCGTGAAATAAACCGGGAGGAAGCGCTCCGTGTACTGGACAGCGCGGAAGAGGCAGGTCTGGTGCATACCAGCAGCAACAGTGCGGATAGAGCAACCTTTATCTGTAATTGTTGCCCCTGTTGCTGCATAATCCTGACATGCCGCACCAGGCTTAATTTACCCCATGGCTTTGCGACCAGCGGATTCCAACCTCAGGTTGACGGTAACGCCTGTACCGGGTGCGGTATCTGCGCGGATGAGCGGTGCCCCATGCACGCTCTTGAAATAAAAAGCGACACAGCCGTAGTTGATCTCGAAAAATGTATCGGCTGCGGACTCTGCGTGTCTGCGTGTCCGGCGAATGCCATGATTCTTGTAAGGCGAAGCGAGCAGCCCGACACGCCGGCAACACTTCAAGAAATGGGGATGAAAGTGCTCAAGGAAAAGGGCAAACTGGAACGCTTTTTAGAAATTAATAAACGATAACTCTCTTGTTTTTTATATTATATACACAGTTATCGTATAATCCCCTCTCTATTCTCAATTCTTTATAGCACCTACTCATCAATAACTTGCCATGACTGACGGTATCGCAGATTAACGAAGGAAAGGTGCAACGCAATGCTCACCGGCGTGGCTCTGTTATGCCACGTCCGGTGCAGCTACTTGTTCGCTTCAACGATAAATATCTTTGCGATGACCGACCTTTACTATCCAGACGGTAAGTTCTCTGTCCTGAATAGAGTAGACAATTCGATATCGTCCTTGACGAATCCTGTACCTTTCTTGACCGGTCAACTTTTCACAACCCGATGGCCTTGGATTCTCGCTGAGCTTTTTAATCCGTTGAAGAATCTTCTTCAGATTACTTTTGGGTATTGCGATGAGATCCTTCTCGACAGATACACGGAAATAGACTCTATATTCGGCCATCTTTTTTCAGCCTCTTGATCATCTCGTTGTAGCTGATCAGCGGCTCTCTCGCTCTTTCCTCGAAAGCCGCATGGTCCTCGGCGTCCTCAGCAAGGGCTTCTCTGATTGCGTTATTTACGAGCTCCGACACTGACCGAGAGGTCTCGACCGCTTTTAGTCGAAGTGCCTTGTGTAGCTCAGGGTCTAAATATACGGTAGCTCGTTTAGCTGCTGTTGCCATAATGTCACCTCCATGTAGTTATGTATCTATAGCACCAAAACGTCATAACGGCAACATCTTTATGTCTATTCCAAGAAGCGAACGTATTTCTCACCTGACGGTAAGGAGCGCAGCGGAATACCGGTCAGGTGCAGAAAATTGGTATAACAAACTTATTTGTATTTTTTTGCTTTAAACCAGGAATTATCTCCCAAATGAAAATAGAATCGACCTTCGATGTGATCGTTTTTTATTACAGCCCATCCTCGACCTAATGCCTCATCATTTTCATCTTGGCCTTCCCAGGAAAATTCAAGCCGTTCAATTTCGCCCACATTTTCTATCCTATAGTCGATTCGACCTTGTACCAAACCAAATTGAAAAGATCCTAATTCATTTTTTTCGAATAGGAAATGGCCTTCAGTTTCCATATCGATGTACTCTTGATCCCACATCTCCATTTCTGTGATTCGCCACTTACCAATATATGGATTTCTTTTTTTCATTTATCCCAAGTTATAACGCCAATATCAGCCGCCGCTGTAAGCGGTCGGCTGGATAGTCTTGTTATGTCAATTCTTTTATTATGTGCTTTGCAAGGATTTCGTCTATTTCATTGTGTCTGGGAACTGGCTGCTTCTTACCGGTCTTGGGATTCATGTATAGATCATGGCTGCGGCCATGTCTCAAGAGCGTGCATCCAAAAGAAGTGATTTTCTTGATCAGGGCTTTCCTTTTCATACGTTAAGAGTGAGTTCTTTAACCTTATGATTTTCTGGAACAT
Encoded proteins:
- a CDS encoding 4Fe-4S binding protein, with amino-acid sequence MDVYEKLREILDAHPSGAPKSKAFDEIIRFLFTPEEAEIAVHMSFSPKPVEDIASAAGIPMDEAEYLIESMADKAVIFSREKSGKQFYGLLPTVPGLFEFPLMRGKGTPLHERLGKLWIKYRKDGLGASFAGDPTPLARVVPVERAIDATVHIHPYEEVSKLIEKADTIALARCACRASVGACHSPKEVCFFFDAPARFLVERRYAREINREEALRVLDSAEEAGLVHTSSNSADRATFICNCCPCCCIILTCRTRLNLPHGFATSGFQPQVDGNACTGCGICADERCPMHALEIKSDTAVVDLEKCIGCGLCVSACPANAMILVRRSEQPDTPATLQEMGMKVLKEKGKLERFLEINKR
- a CDS encoding type II toxin-antitoxin system RelE/ParE family toxin; this encodes MAEYRVYFRVSVEKDLIAIPKSNLKKILQRIKKLSENPRPSGCEKLTGQERYRIRQGRYRIVYSIQDRELTVWIVKVGHRKDIYR
- a CDS encoding CopG family transcriptional regulator; the encoded protein is MATAAKRATVYLDPELHKALRLKAVETSRSVSELVNNAIREALAEDAEDHAAFEERAREPLISYNEMIKRLKKDGRI
- a CDS encoding type II toxin-antitoxin system HicA family toxin encodes the protein MKRKALIKKITSFGCTLLRHGRSHDLYMNPKTGKKQPVPRHNEIDEILAKHIIKELT